Proteins encoded within one genomic window of Humulus lupulus chromosome 1, drHumLupu1.1, whole genome shotgun sequence:
- the LOC133804294 gene encoding pentatricopeptide repeat-containing protein At4g19191, mitochondrial isoform X2: protein MIPSFSLTPYLNRFSNFSTVGFWNSIIREAVNQGHSHKALILYRQMKQNGVEPNNFTFPFVAKACSKLSYIRLSQMVHTHVVKSSFQLDVFVQTAVVDMYVKCSQFGVAYTVFEKMTMRDVAAWNSMIVGFAQSGFLDKVLCLFFQMMFSGIRPDTVTVLGLTQVSSHSKNVKLLKAIHSLGIQIGLEADISLANTWIGAYAKCGDLDLAKVVFDRVDLGVRTVVSWNSMIAAYSNFEKFHDAINCYKQMLCDGYRADSSSVVSLLSSCAQPEALLQARLQFDNMPYRTCVSWTVIISGYAEKGDLDEALRLFHSMEAAGEKPDLVTMLSLISGFGQTGALELGKWIDSYAFSNGLRHNTVVCNALIDMYAKCGSMNDARELFFIMPEKTLVSWTTMISGCALNGEVEEAFDLFNTMLTLGMKPNHITFLAVLQACTHSGILEKGMEYFDMMTNEYFIDPGLDHYSCMVDLFGRKGRIKEALELVQKMPVKPDVGIWSSLLSSCKIHRNVEIGEYISDRLFKLDPLVAVPYVEMASIYASDQRWDDVAAIRKMMKSNKTKKFPGQSIVQVNGNRHVFGVENRGHSEDLFIYEVLDTLILQLKEEACSAQSEINQEHELT from the exons ATGATTCCATCCTTTTCACTGACTCCATATCTCAACCGTTTTTCAAATTTTTCGACCGTTGGGTTCTGGAACTCCATCATAAGAGAGGCTGTGAATCAAGGCCATTCCCACAAAGCACTTATTCTATATCGTCAAATGAAACAAAATGGTGTGGAACCTAACAATTTCACCTTTCCCTTCGTCGCGAAAGCCTGTTCGAAGCTATCCTATATTAGATTATCCCAGATGGTTCATACCCACGTTGTGAAATCTTCATTTCAGCTGGATGTCTTTGTGCAAACAGCTGTGGTTGATATGTATGTGAAGTGCAGTCAGTTTGGTGTTGCCTACACTGTGTTCGAGAAAATGACCATGAGAGATGTGGCTGCTTGGAATTCAATGATTGTGGGATTTGCTCAGTCGGGTTTTCTTGATAAAGTTCTTTGTCTATTTTTTCAGATGATGTTTTCTGGGATTCGGCCTGATACGGTGACAGTTTTGGGGTTGACTCAAGTGAGTTCACACTCAAAGAACGTCAAATTACTGAAAGCTATTCATTCGCTTGGAATTCAAATCGGATTAGAGGCAGATATTTCTCTAGCTAACACTTGGATTGGTGCCTATGCCAAATGCGGTGATCTTGATTTAGCCAAGGTCGTGTTTGATAGGGTTGACTTGGGCGTGAGAACTGTTGTCTCTTGGAATTCAATGATAGCAGCTTACTCAAACTTTGAAAAGTTTCATGATGCTATAAATTGCTACAAACAGATGTTGTGTGATGGATATAGAGCGGATTCGAGCTCTGTTGTAAGCCTTCTCTCGTCATGTGCACAACCAGAAGCACTGCTTCAAG CAAGACTTCAATTTGACAACATGCCTTATAGAACTTGTGTTTCGTGGACTGTTATAATTAGCGGCTATGCTGAGAAAGGGGATTTAGATGAGGCATTGAGATTGTTTCATTCTATGGAAGCAGCCGGTGAGAAACCTGATTTGGTTACCATGCTTTCTCTTATTTCAGGCTTTGGCCAAACAGGAGCACTTGAGCTAGGTAAATGGATTGACAGCTATGCATTTTCAAACGGATTAAGACACAACACAGTGGTTTGCAATGCACTAATTGATATGTATGCAAAATGTGGAAGTATGAATGATGCGCGAGAGCTCTTTTTCATCATGCCAGAAAAAACTCTCGTCTCCTGGACAACAATGATTTCAGGGTGCGCTTTGAATGGTGAAGTTGAAGAAGCTTTTGATCTTTTCAATACAATGCTGACCTTAGGCATGAAACCAAACCACATCACATTTCTTGCTGTTCTCCAAGCTTGTACTCACTCAGGTATCCTAGAGAAAGGAATGGAGTACTTTGATATGATGACAAATGAATATTTCATAGACCCTGGCTTAGACCATTATTCTTGTATGGTGGATCTCTTTGGCCGCAAAGGAAGAATAAAAGAAGCCTTGGAGCTAGTTCAAAAAATGCCCGTTAAACCTGATGTTGGTATTTGGAGTTCGTTGCTTAGTTCTTGCAAGATTCATAGAAACGTAGAAATTGGCGAGTATATATCTGATCGTCTCTTTAAGCTGGACCCTTTGGTTGCAGTCCCATATGTTGAGATGGCTAGCATTTATGCATCAGATCAAAGGTGGGATGATGTTGCAGCAataagaaaaatgatgaaaagtAATAAAACGAAGAAATTTCCAGGGCAAAGCATTGTCCAAGTGAATGGAAATCGTCATGTTTTTGGAGTTGAGAATAGGGGTCATTCTGAGGATTTGTTTATCTATGAAGTGTTAGATACTTTGATTTTGCAACTGAAAGAAGAAGCATGCTCAGCACAGTCAGAGATAAACCAGGAACATGAATTGACATGA
- the LOC133804294 gene encoding pentatricopeptide repeat-containing protein At4g19191, mitochondrial isoform X3: MIPSFSLTPYLNRFSNFSTVGFWNSIIREAVNQGHSHKALILYRQMKQNGVEPNNFTFPFVAKACSKLSYIRLSQMVHTHVVKSSFQLDVFVQTAVVDMYVKCSQFGVAYTVFEKMTMRDVAAWNSMIVGFAQSGFLDKVLCLFFQMMFSGIRPDTVTVLGLTQVSSHSKNVKLLKAIHSLGIQIGLEADISLANTWIGAYAKCGDLDLAKVVFDRVDLGVRTVVSWNSMIAAYSNFEKFHDAINCYKQMLCDGYRADSSSVVSLLSSCAQPEALLQGFGQTGALELGKWIDSYAFSNGLRHNTVVCNALIDMYAKCGSMNDARELFFIMPEKTLVSWTTMISGCALNGEVEEAFDLFNTMLTLGMKPNHITFLAVLQACTHSGILEKGMEYFDMMTNEYFIDPGLDHYSCMVDLFGRKGRIKEALELVQKMPVKPDVGIWSSLLSSCKIHRNVEIGEYISDRLFKLDPLVAVPYVEMASIYASDQRWDDVAAIRKMMKSNKTKKFPGQSIVQVNGNRHVFGVENRGHSEDLFIYEVLDTLILQLKEEACSAQSEINQEHELT; the protein is encoded by the exons ATGATTCCATCCTTTTCACTGACTCCATATCTCAACCGTTTTTCAAATTTTTCGACCGTTGGGTTCTGGAACTCCATCATAAGAGAGGCTGTGAATCAAGGCCATTCCCACAAAGCACTTATTCTATATCGTCAAATGAAACAAAATGGTGTGGAACCTAACAATTTCACCTTTCCCTTCGTCGCGAAAGCCTGTTCGAAGCTATCCTATATTAGATTATCCCAGATGGTTCATACCCACGTTGTGAAATCTTCATTTCAGCTGGATGTCTTTGTGCAAACAGCTGTGGTTGATATGTATGTGAAGTGCAGTCAGTTTGGTGTTGCCTACACTGTGTTCGAGAAAATGACCATGAGAGATGTGGCTGCTTGGAATTCAATGATTGTGGGATTTGCTCAGTCGGGTTTTCTTGATAAAGTTCTTTGTCTATTTTTTCAGATGATGTTTTCTGGGATTCGGCCTGATACGGTGACAGTTTTGGGGTTGACTCAAGTGAGTTCACACTCAAAGAACGTCAAATTACTGAAAGCTATTCATTCGCTTGGAATTCAAATCGGATTAGAGGCAGATATTTCTCTAGCTAACACTTGGATTGGTGCCTATGCCAAATGCGGTGATCTTGATTTAGCCAAGGTCGTGTTTGATAGGGTTGACTTGGGCGTGAGAACTGTTGTCTCTTGGAATTCAATGATAGCAGCTTACTCAAACTTTGAAAAGTTTCATGATGCTATAAATTGCTACAAACAGATGTTGTGTGATGGATATAGAGCGGATTCGAGCTCTGTTGTAAGCCTTCTCTCGTCATGTGCACAACCAGAAGCACTGCTTCAAG GCTTTGGCCAAACAGGAGCACTTGAGCTAGGTAAATGGATTGACAGCTATGCATTTTCAAACGGATTAAGACACAACACAGTGGTTTGCAATGCACTAATTGATATGTATGCAAAATGTGGAAGTATGAATGATGCGCGAGAGCTCTTTTTCATCATGCCAGAAAAAACTCTCGTCTCCTGGACAACAATGATTTCAGGGTGCGCTTTGAATGGTGAAGTTGAAGAAGCTTTTGATCTTTTCAATACAATGCTGACCTTAGGCATGAAACCAAACCACATCACATTTCTTGCTGTTCTCCAAGCTTGTACTCACTCAGGTATCCTAGAGAAAGGAATGGAGTACTTTGATATGATGACAAATGAATATTTCATAGACCCTGGCTTAGACCATTATTCTTGTATGGTGGATCTCTTTGGCCGCAAAGGAAGAATAAAAGAAGCCTTGGAGCTAGTTCAAAAAATGCCCGTTAAACCTGATGTTGGTATTTGGAGTTCGTTGCTTAGTTCTTGCAAGATTCATAGAAACGTAGAAATTGGCGAGTATATATCTGATCGTCTCTTTAAGCTGGACCCTTTGGTTGCAGTCCCATATGTTGAGATGGCTAGCATTTATGCATCAGATCAAAGGTGGGATGATGTTGCAGCAataagaaaaatgatgaaaagtAATAAAACGAAGAAATTTCCAGGGCAAAGCATTGTCCAAGTGAATGGAAATCGTCATGTTTTTGGAGTTGAGAATAGGGGTCATTCTGAGGATTTGTTTATCTATGAAGTGTTAGATACTTTGATTTTGCAACTGAAAGAAGAAGCATGCTCAGCACAGTCAGAGATAAACCAGGAACATGAATTGACATGA
- the LOC133804294 gene encoding pentatricopeptide repeat-containing protein At4g19191, mitochondrial isoform X1, which produces MIPSFSLTPYLNRFSNFSTVGFWNSIIREAVNQGHSHKALILYRQMKQNGVEPNNFTFPFVAKACSKLSYIRLSQMVHTHVVKSSFQLDVFVQTAVVDMYVKCSQFGVAYTVFEKMTMRDVAAWNSMIVGFAQSGFLDKVLCLFFQMMFSGIRPDTVTVLGLTQVSSHSKNVKLLKAIHSLGIQIGLEADISLANTWIGAYAKCGDLDLAKVVFDRVDLGVRTVVSWNSMIAAYSNFEKFHDAINCYKQMLCDGYRADSSSVVSLLSSCAQPEALLQGTLIHCHGIQLGCDSDISVVNTLVSMYSKSGDIVSARLQFDNMPYRTCVSWTVIISGYAEKGDLDEALRLFHSMEAAGEKPDLVTMLSLISGFGQTGALELGKWIDSYAFSNGLRHNTVVCNALIDMYAKCGSMNDARELFFIMPEKTLVSWTTMISGCALNGEVEEAFDLFNTMLTLGMKPNHITFLAVLQACTHSGILEKGMEYFDMMTNEYFIDPGLDHYSCMVDLFGRKGRIKEALELVQKMPVKPDVGIWSSLLSSCKIHRNVEIGEYISDRLFKLDPLVAVPYVEMASIYASDQRWDDVAAIRKMMKSNKTKKFPGQSIVQVNGNRHVFGVENRGHSEDLFIYEVLDTLILQLKEEACSAQSEINQEHELT; this is translated from the coding sequence ATGATTCCATCCTTTTCACTGACTCCATATCTCAACCGTTTTTCAAATTTTTCGACCGTTGGGTTCTGGAACTCCATCATAAGAGAGGCTGTGAATCAAGGCCATTCCCACAAAGCACTTATTCTATATCGTCAAATGAAACAAAATGGTGTGGAACCTAACAATTTCACCTTTCCCTTCGTCGCGAAAGCCTGTTCGAAGCTATCCTATATTAGATTATCCCAGATGGTTCATACCCACGTTGTGAAATCTTCATTTCAGCTGGATGTCTTTGTGCAAACAGCTGTGGTTGATATGTATGTGAAGTGCAGTCAGTTTGGTGTTGCCTACACTGTGTTCGAGAAAATGACCATGAGAGATGTGGCTGCTTGGAATTCAATGATTGTGGGATTTGCTCAGTCGGGTTTTCTTGATAAAGTTCTTTGTCTATTTTTTCAGATGATGTTTTCTGGGATTCGGCCTGATACGGTGACAGTTTTGGGGTTGACTCAAGTGAGTTCACACTCAAAGAACGTCAAATTACTGAAAGCTATTCATTCGCTTGGAATTCAAATCGGATTAGAGGCAGATATTTCTCTAGCTAACACTTGGATTGGTGCCTATGCCAAATGCGGTGATCTTGATTTAGCCAAGGTCGTGTTTGATAGGGTTGACTTGGGCGTGAGAACTGTTGTCTCTTGGAATTCAATGATAGCAGCTTACTCAAACTTTGAAAAGTTTCATGATGCTATAAATTGCTACAAACAGATGTTGTGTGATGGATATAGAGCGGATTCGAGCTCTGTTGTAAGCCTTCTCTCGTCATGTGCACAACCAGAAGCACTGCTTCAAGGTACTTTGATTCATTGTCATGGAATTCAACTGGGTTGTGATTCTGATATTTCTGTTGTTAACACTCTTGTATCCATGTATTCTAAGAGTGGTGACATTGTTTCAGCAAGACTTCAATTTGACAACATGCCTTATAGAACTTGTGTTTCGTGGACTGTTATAATTAGCGGCTATGCTGAGAAAGGGGATTTAGATGAGGCATTGAGATTGTTTCATTCTATGGAAGCAGCCGGTGAGAAACCTGATTTGGTTACCATGCTTTCTCTTATTTCAGGCTTTGGCCAAACAGGAGCACTTGAGCTAGGTAAATGGATTGACAGCTATGCATTTTCAAACGGATTAAGACACAACACAGTGGTTTGCAATGCACTAATTGATATGTATGCAAAATGTGGAAGTATGAATGATGCGCGAGAGCTCTTTTTCATCATGCCAGAAAAAACTCTCGTCTCCTGGACAACAATGATTTCAGGGTGCGCTTTGAATGGTGAAGTTGAAGAAGCTTTTGATCTTTTCAATACAATGCTGACCTTAGGCATGAAACCAAACCACATCACATTTCTTGCTGTTCTCCAAGCTTGTACTCACTCAGGTATCCTAGAGAAAGGAATGGAGTACTTTGATATGATGACAAATGAATATTTCATAGACCCTGGCTTAGACCATTATTCTTGTATGGTGGATCTCTTTGGCCGCAAAGGAAGAATAAAAGAAGCCTTGGAGCTAGTTCAAAAAATGCCCGTTAAACCTGATGTTGGTATTTGGAGTTCGTTGCTTAGTTCTTGCAAGATTCATAGAAACGTAGAAATTGGCGAGTATATATCTGATCGTCTCTTTAAGCTGGACCCTTTGGTTGCAGTCCCATATGTTGAGATGGCTAGCATTTATGCATCAGATCAAAGGTGGGATGATGTTGCAGCAataagaaaaatgatgaaaagtAATAAAACGAAGAAATTTCCAGGGCAAAGCATTGTCCAAGTGAATGGAAATCGTCATGTTTTTGGAGTTGAGAATAGGGGTCATTCTGAGGATTTGTTTATCTATGAAGTGTTAGATACTTTGATTTTGCAACTGAAAGAAGAAGCATGCTCAGCACAGTCAGAGATAAACCAGGAACATGAATTGACATGA